In the Streptomyces fradiae ATCC 10745 = DSM 40063 genome, CGTCGGCATGCGCCTCGCCGTGCGGAGCAACGTACGGGTCGCGGCGGCGGCGCGTGAGGCGACGCCGGCACCGGGCGAGCCGGAGAGGGACCGGGCGGCGGTCTCGCACCGGGCCATGCGGATCGCCTTCCGCACGGGCGGTGTGGTCGGCATGTTCACGGTCGGTCTCGGCCTGCTCGGCGTCTGCTGCGTGGTCCTCGTCTACGCGGCCGACGCGCCCAAGGTGCTGGAGGGCTTCGGCCTCGGCGCCGCCCTGATCGCCATGTTCATGCGTGTCGGCGGCGGCATCTTCACCAAGGCCGCCGACGTCGGCGCCGACCTGGTGGGCAAGGTCGAGCAGGGCATCCCCGAGGACGACCCGCGCAACGCTGCGACCATCGCCGACAACGTCGGGGACAACGTGGGCGACTGCGCAGGCATGGCCGCCGACCTCTTCGAGTCGTACGCGGTCACGCTGGTCGCCGCGCTGATCCTCGGCACGGCCGTCTTCGGGGACATCGGCCTCGTCTTCCCGCTGATCGTCCCGGCGATCGGCGTCCTCACCGCCATGGCCGGCATCTTCGCGGTCGCGCCGCGGCGCGCCGACCGCAGCGGCATGTCCGCGATCAACCGGGGCTTCTTCCTCTCGGCGGTGGTCTCCCTCGTCCTCGTGGCCGTCGCCGCGTACGTCCTCCTGCCGTCCTCGTTCGCGGAGCTGGCGGGCGTCACCGATCCGGCCGTGCGGGCGCACGACGGCGATCCGCGCGTCCTGGCGCTCGTCGCCGTCGCCCTCGGCATCGTCCTCGCCGCGCTCATCCAGCAGCTCACCGGCTACTTCACCGAGCCCGGCCGCCGCCCGGTGAAGGACGTGGGGAAGTCGTCGCTGACCGGCCCCGCCACCGTCGTCCTCGCCGGGATCTCCCTGGGCCTGGAGTCGGCCGTCTACGCCGCACTGCTGATCGGGCTGGCCGTGTACGGCGCGTTCCTGCTCGGCGGCGCGTCGATCATGGTGGCGCTGTTCGCGGTGGCGCTCGCCGGGACCGGGCTGCTCACCACCGTCGGGGTCATCGTCGCGATGGACACCTTCGGTCCCGTCTCCGACAACGCCCAGGGCATCGCCGAGATGTCGGGCGACGTGCGGGGCGCCGGTGCGCAGGTCCTCACCGATCTGGACGCGGTCGGCAACACCACCAAGGCGATCACCAAGGGCATCGCCATCGCGACCGCGGTCCTCGCCGCCGCCGCGCTGTTCGGGTCGTACCGGGAGGCCATCGCGACCGCCGTCGCCGACGTCGGCGCCCGCGCCACCGAGACGACCCTCAGCATGGACATCTCCCAGCCCAACAACCTCGTCGGCCTCGTCCTCGGCGCCGCGGTCGTCTTCCTCTTCTCCGGACTGGCGATCAACGCCGTCTCCCGCTCGGCGGGCTCGGTGGTGTACGAGGTGCGCCGCCAGTTCCGCGAGCACCCCGGAATCATGGACTCCAGCGAGAAGCCCGAGTACGGCCGGGTCGTCGACATCTGCACCAGGGACGCCCTGCGCGAACTGGCGACTCCCGGCCTTCTGGCCGTGATGGCGCCCATCGCGGTCGGCTTCGCCCTCGGCGTGGGCGCGCTCGGCGCGTACCTCGCGGGCGCGATCGGCACGGGTCTGCTGATGGCCGTCTTCCTGGCGAACTCGGGCGGTGCCTGGGACAACGCCAAGAAGCTGGTCGAGGACGGCCAGTACGGCGGGAAGGGCGGCGAGGCCCACGCGGCGACGGTCATCGGCGACACGGTCGGCGATCCGTTCAAGGACACCGCGGGCCCGGCGATCAACCCGCTGCTCAAGGTGATGAACCTGGTCGCGTTGCTGATCGCGCCCGCCGTCGTCCGGTTCGGCCACGGCGAGGACGCCAGTGCCGGGGTGCGGGCGGCGGTGGCGGCCGTCGCGATCGCCGTCATCGTCGGCGCGGTGTACGCCTCCAAGCGCCGTACCGTCGCCGGGGACGGCGACGACACGCCCGGGCGCGTCACCGGGTCCCCGGACGAGGCCGCCCCCGTCCCGTAGCGGGGTGGGCGGTGTCGCGGTGAGCCTTCTCTCCCTTGGTTCAAATGGTGCAAAAGGGTGCGAAAGGGGTGCACGACACGCGGATGTCGCCCACTTGGCGTGTATGTTCCGGGGCCGAGGAGCCTTGGAAGGGACCAATCCGGTGAACAAGAAGCTTGCAGCCGCGCTGTCCGGCGGTGCGGTGCTGGTACTCGCTCTGTCGGGCTGCAGCGGGGACGAGGCCGAAGACGACGGCAAGAAGGTGGAGGCCTGGGCGAAGACCTTCTGCGACCAGGCCAAGCCCCAGATCCAGAAGCGGGCCGACGCCCAGCAGACCATCATCTCGACGGCCGCCGACGGCAAGCCCGCCGACGTCCAGGCGGCGGACTCGAAGGCGTTCCAGGACATCGCCGACACGGACAAGGCGCTGGCCAAGGCCGTCGCGGGCGCGGGCGTCCCGCCCGTCGAGAACGGCGAGAAGCTCCAGCAGGACGCGATCAAGGAGCTCAACTCCACCGCCACCGCCTACGAGGGCCTCCGAAAGCAGGTCGACGCCCTCGACCCCAAGGACCAGCAGAAGTTCGCCGACGGCCTGCAGGGCGTCGCGGACGGCCTGAAGCGCATCGAGAAGATGGACCAGGACGCGCTGGCCAAGCTCCAGTCCGGCGAACTCGGCCAGGCCATGGCCAAGCAGCCCGGCTGCCAGAAGGCCCGGCCGTCCGCCGCGCCGACCGCGACCAGCGGCCCGGCCTCCAAGCCCGGCGGTGCCCCGGCCGCCTCGCCGTCCCCCGCGGCCTCCGGCGCGGCGTCGTCGAAGCCGGCCGCGTCCGCGAAGCCGTCGGGCTCGGCGGACGCCGCGTAGGACCGCCCTCGACGCCGCGTGGGCCCGGCGGGCCAGGTCCCGCGGAGCCCGGCGTGTACGGAACCCGGGTGCTCGGTGTGCCCGGAGGCTCGGGTTCCGGCGTGTCCGGAGGCGGGTTCCGGCGGCCGTGCCGTACGGGGAGACCGTCGGCTCCGCGCGGCGGAGCGTGGCGGTCCGCGGCCGTCGCGTGGCGCGTCGCGCGCCGTGTCCCGCGCCGTGCGGCCCGGTTGTCCACAGGGGCGACCGGGCCGTTCGTCATTGTCCGTGGCGCCGGTCACAATGAGTGGGTGAGTACGACCAGCCTGGCCACCCGCCTCCCCGTGCCCGACCACGCCGACCGCCTGCGCGCCGCCCTCCTGGCCGCGGGGTTCACCGCCGACGGCCTCCTCGACCTGCTCGGCGCGACCGCCTACGCCGCGCTCGCCCGCAGCGAGACGGTGCCCGCCCTGCGGGCCACGCGCGGGGACGGGGTGCTGGACCTGCTCGTCCGGCTGTTCCTCCTCCAGCGGCCGGTGCCGTACGGGCGGGCGGGCGCGGCCCTGCCACTGGACGAAGCGCTCGCCGACGGCTGGGTGATACGGGACGGTGACGACGTCCGGGCGACGGTCGACGTCCGCCCGTACGGCGGCCCCGACGGCGAGGACTGGTACATCGTGTCCGACCTCGGGTGCGCCGTGGGCGGCGCGGGCGGGGCCGGGGGGCGGGGCGAGGGGGTCGTCCTCGGCGTCGGCGGCGCGTCCACCACGCTCGCCGGGCTCACCGTACGGACGCCCGTCGCCTCCGCGCTGGACGTGGGCACCGGCTCCGGCCTCCAGGCCCTGCACGCCACCCGGCACGCCACGCGTGTGACGGCGACGGATCTGAACCCGCGCGCGCTGGAGTTCACCCGCCTGACGCTGGCGCTCTCCGGGGCGCCGGAGGCGGAGCTGCGGGCCGGCTCGCTCTTCGAGCCGGTGGGCTCGGAGACGTACGACCTGATCGTGTCGAACCCGCCGTTCGTCATCTCCCCGGGTGCCCGCCTTACCTACCGGGACGGCGGGATGGGCGGCGACGACCTGTGCCGGACCCTCGTCCAGCAGGCCGGGGAGCGGCTCAACGACGGCGGTCACGCCCAGTTCCTGGCCAACTGGCAGCATGTCGAGGGCGAGGACTGGAAGGACCGGGTCCGCTCCTGGGTGCCGCGCGGCTGCGACGCGTGGATCATCCAGCGCGAGGTCCAGGACGTCACGCAGTACGCGGAGTTGTGGCTCCGGGACGCGGGGGACCACCGCGCGGACCCGGAGGAGTACGGGGCGCGGTACGAGGCGTGGCTCGACGAGTTCGAGGCGCGCCGGACCACAGCGGTCGGCTTCGGCTGGATCACGCTGCGCAAGACCGGTGCCGCCGAGCCGTCCCTCGTCATCGAGGAGTGGCCGCACCCGGTGGAGCAGCCGCTCGGCGAGACGGTCCTGGCGCACTTCGCCCGCCAGGACTACCTGCGGGAGCGGGACGACGCGGCGCTCCTGGCCGACCACTTCGCCCTCGCTCCCGAGGTGACGCAGGAACAGGTCGGGCTGCCGGGCGCGGAGGACCCCGAGCACGTCATCCTCCGGCAGAGCCGGGGCATGCGGCGCGCGACCAAGGTCGACACGGTGGGTGCCGGGTTCGCGGGTGTCTGCGACGGGACGCTCAGCGCCGGCCGCATCCTGGACGCCATCGCCCAGCTGATGGGTGAGGACCCGGTCGTCCTGCGGGACCGCACCCCGCGGGCGATCCGCCTCCTGGTGGAGGAGGGGTTCCTGGAGCCGGTCCGCCCCGGCGCCGGCGGCTGAGGGCGGGCCGGGCGAGGCCGGTGAGGCGCCGGCTCCCCGTCCGCGCGCGGCGCCGGGCGGGCGCGCGGCCTGCCCTGCGGGCGGCGCCGGCCGGCCAGGCGGCCTCCCGCTCGGCCTGCGTCGGCCAGGCGGCCTCCGTGCTCCGCCCGCGTCGGCCAGGCGGCCTCCCGCTCGGCGCCGGGTGGGTGAACGGCGGCGCCGGGTCCCGTGGCGTTCACCCGCAATTCGCGCGCTCGACGCCCCGAGGTGCCAGCCTCCCTCCTGGGACACTCCGCACCGTCGATCCGGCCCCAGGCCATCGGCCCGGCCCGGACCGGCTCGACCAGCACGGACCCGGACCCGGGCCATCGGCCCGGACCGGGACCCGGACCGCCCGGAGCGACCCGGACCCGCGCGGTCCGGCTCGCCCCGCGCACGGGTGGCCGACCGGTGCGGTCGGCGGAGTCCCGGCGGACCGGCACGACGGAACGGGGTTACGGGCATGGAGAGCGGACCGGCCATCTTCGCGGGAGCGGCGTTCACGGTCTTCGGCGCGGGGCTGCTGGTGTGGACGGCGGCCCGGCTGATGCACCGCGCCCCGGTGGCGCACGGGGTGAGCCCCGCCACAGCCGTCGCCTACGCCCTCGGCGCGGGCGTGGCGTTCCTGGCGCTCGGCGTGTGGTGCTTCAGCCGGATCTGAACCTGGTACGCCCCCGGCCCCGCCCCCGCGGGCGGACGCCCGGCACACACCGCCGCGACCGGGGACGTACGCCCTGAGCAGCCAGAACCAGGTAGGAACCGGTCCGGAACGGGCGGCCCCGGCAGCGCCTCGCGAGGCACCGCGCACCGCCCCCGGGCCCTCTGGCCGGAACAGGGCCCTCCGCGCCGAGAAGGGACTCCGGGCGGCAGGAATGCCAGAAGTCGGGTTACCGTTCGAGTGGCCGTTGCGGGCTTTGGCCGTTTGACACGGGGGCGGGTTGTACCGTCACACTCCGCAGCGACAGCAGCGTCACAGCCGTGGCGCAGTGCCCGCAGTGCCCGAGGCGCGCCCCACGCGGGGCCGCGCAGCGCCGCACATGCACCGAGCGCCGACCGGAGAGAAGAGCGAAGAGTTGTCCCCGACACGCGAGACCGCACAGGGCGGCCGCCGACTCGTCATCGTCGAGTCCCCTGCCAAGGCGAAGACGATCAAGGGCTACCTCGGCCCCGGCTACGTCGTCGAGGCGAGCGTCGGGCACATCCGCGACCTCCCGAACGGCGCCGCGGAGGTGCCCGAGAAGTACACCGGCGAGGTGCGCCGCCTCGGCGTGGACGTCGAGCACGACTTCCAGCCGATCTACGTCGTCAACGCCGACAAGAAGGCCCAGGTCAGGAAGTTGAAGGAGCAGCTCGCCGAGTCCGACGAGCTCTTCCTGGCCACCGATGAGGACCGCGAGGGCGAGGCCATCGCCTGGCACCTCCTGGAGGTCCTCAAGCCCAAGGTCCCCGTCCACCGGATGGTCTTCCACGAGATCACCAAGGACGCCATCCAGCAGGCCGTGGCGAACCCGCGCGAGCTGAACAAGCGGATGGTCGACGCCCAGGAGACCCGCCGCATCCTGGACCGGCTTTACGGCTACGAGGTGTCGCCGGTCCTGTGGAAGAAGGTCATGCCCCGGCTGTCCGCCGGCCGCGTGCAGTCCGTCGCGACCCGGCTCGTCGTCGAGCGTGAGCGCGAGCGCATCGCGTTCCGCTCCGCCGAGTACTGGGACCTCACCGGCACCTTCGGCACCGGCCGTGCCGGCGACCCGTCCGACCCGTCGACGCTGACGGCCCGCCTGGCCTCGGTGGACGGGCGCCGCGTCGCCCAGGGCCGCGACTTCGGCCCGGACGGCCGCCTCAAGAGCGACCAGGTACTCCACCTCGACGAGGCGAGCGCCCGCTCCCTGGCCGCCGCGCTCGCCGAGACGCGGTTCAGCGTCCGCTCGGTCGAGTCGAAGCCGTACCGCCGCTCCCCGTACGCGCCCTTCCGCACCACGACCCTCCAGCAGGAGGCGAGCCGCAAGCTCGGCTTCGGCGCGAAGGCGACGATGCAGATCGCGCAGAAGCTGTACGAGAACGGCTTCATCACCTACATGCGCACGGACTCCACGACGCTCTCCGACACGGCCGTGGCCGCCGCCCGCGCGCAGGTCACCCAGCTGTACGGAGCCGACTACCTGCCTGCCGCACCGCGCACGTACGCCGGCAAGGTCAAGAACGCGCAGGAGGCGCACGAGGCGATCCGCCCCTCCGGCGACCGCTTCCGCACGCCCGCCGAGACCGGGCTGACCGGCGACCAGTTCAGGCTGTACGAGCTCATCTGGAAGCGGACCGTCGCCTCGCAGATGAAGGACGCGGTCGGCAACTCCGTCACCGTCCGGATCGCCGGCCGGTCCGCCGACGGCCGCGACGCCGAGTTCAGCGCCTCCGGCAAGACGATCACCTTCCACGGCTTCATGAAGGCGTACGTCGAAGGCGCCGACGACCCGAACGCCGAGCTCGACGACCGCGAGCGCCGCCTCCCGCAGGTCGCGGAGGGCGACGCGCTGACCGCCGAGGAGATCACGGCGGACGGCCACGCCACCAAGCCGCCGGCCCGCTACACCGAGGCGTCGCTGGTCAAGGAGCTGGAGGAGCGGGAGATCGGCCGCCCCTCCACGTACGCGTCGATCCTCGGCACGATCCTGGAGCGCGGCTACGTCTTCAAGAAGGGCACGGCGCTCGTCCCGTCGTTCCTCTCCTTCGCCGTCGTCAACCTGCTGGAGAAGCACTTCGGCCGACTCGTCGACTACGACTTCACCGCCAGGATGGAGGACGACCTCGACCGCATCGCGCGCGGCGAGGCGCAGGCCGTGCCGTGGCTGAAGCGCTTCTACTTCGGTGAGGGCACCGGGTCCGGGACGGGCGGTGCCGCCGACGCGGGCAACGGCGACGGCGACCACCTCGGCGGCCTGAAGGAGCTGGTCACC is a window encoding:
- a CDS encoding sodium-translocating pyrophosphatase: MAGLPDPQRSHDPVALAAAVLTEGNRIVVAVIALVALLALVVARLLVRQVLAAGEGTASMKRIAAAIQEGANAYLARQLRTVAVFAVAVFFLLMVLPADDWPQRAGRSLFFLVGALFSAVTGYVGMRLAVRSNVRVAAAAREATPAPGEPERDRAAVSHRAMRIAFRTGGVVGMFTVGLGLLGVCCVVLVYAADAPKVLEGFGLGAALIAMFMRVGGGIFTKAADVGADLVGKVEQGIPEDDPRNAATIADNVGDNVGDCAGMAADLFESYAVTLVAALILGTAVFGDIGLVFPLIVPAIGVLTAMAGIFAVAPRRADRSGMSAINRGFFLSAVVSLVLVAVAAYVLLPSSFAELAGVTDPAVRAHDGDPRVLALVAVALGIVLAALIQQLTGYFTEPGRRPVKDVGKSSLTGPATVVLAGISLGLESAVYAALLIGLAVYGAFLLGGASIMVALFAVALAGTGLLTTVGVIVAMDTFGPVSDNAQGIAEMSGDVRGAGAQVLTDLDAVGNTTKAITKGIAIATAVLAAAALFGSYREAIATAVADVGARATETTLSMDISQPNNLVGLVLGAAVVFLFSGLAINAVSRSAGSVVYEVRRQFREHPGIMDSSEKPEYGRVVDICTRDALRELATPGLLAVMAPIAVGFALGVGALGAYLAGAIGTGLLMAVFLANSGGAWDNAKKLVEDGQYGGKGGEAHAATVIGDTVGDPFKDTAGPAINPLLKVMNLVALLIAPAVVRFGHGEDASAGVRAAVAAVAIAVIVGAVYASKRRTVAGDGDDTPGRVTGSPDEAAPVP
- a CDS encoding DUF7059 domain-containing protein, with the protein product MSTTSLATRLPVPDHADRLRAALLAAGFTADGLLDLLGATAYAALARSETVPALRATRGDGVLDLLVRLFLLQRPVPYGRAGAALPLDEALADGWVIRDGDDVRATVDVRPYGGPDGEDWYIVSDLGCAVGGAGGAGGRGEGVVLGVGGASTTLAGLTVRTPVASALDVGTGSGLQALHATRHATRVTATDLNPRALEFTRLTLALSGAPEAELRAGSLFEPVGSETYDLIVSNPPFVISPGARLTYRDGGMGGDDLCRTLVQQAGERLNDGGHAQFLANWQHVEGEDWKDRVRSWVPRGCDAWIIQREVQDVTQYAELWLRDAGDHRADPEEYGARYEAWLDEFEARRTTAVGFGWITLRKTGAAEPSLVIEEWPHPVEQPLGETVLAHFARQDYLRERDDAALLADHFALAPEVTQEQVGLPGAEDPEHVILRQSRGMRRATKVDTVGAGFAGVCDGTLSAGRILDAIAQLMGEDPVVLRDRTPRAIRLLVEEGFLEPVRPGAGG
- the topA gene encoding type I DNA topoisomerase: MSPTRETAQGGRRLVIVESPAKAKTIKGYLGPGYVVEASVGHIRDLPNGAAEVPEKYTGEVRRLGVDVEHDFQPIYVVNADKKAQVRKLKEQLAESDELFLATDEDREGEAIAWHLLEVLKPKVPVHRMVFHEITKDAIQQAVANPRELNKRMVDAQETRRILDRLYGYEVSPVLWKKVMPRLSAGRVQSVATRLVVERERERIAFRSAEYWDLTGTFGTGRAGDPSDPSTLTARLASVDGRRVAQGRDFGPDGRLKSDQVLHLDEASARSLAAALAETRFSVRSVESKPYRRSPYAPFRTTTLQQEASRKLGFGAKATMQIAQKLYENGFITYMRTDSTTLSDTAVAAARAQVTQLYGADYLPAAPRTYAGKVKNAQEAHEAIRPSGDRFRTPAETGLTGDQFRLYELIWKRTVASQMKDAVGNSVTVRIAGRSADGRDAEFSASGKTITFHGFMKAYVEGADDPNAELDDRERRLPQVAEGDALTAEEITADGHATKPPARYTEASLVKELEEREIGRPSTYASILGTILERGYVFKKGTALVPSFLSFAVVNLLEKHFGRLVDYDFTARMEDDLDRIARGEAQAVPWLKRFYFGEGTGSGTGGAADAGNGDGDHLGGLKELVTDLGAIDAREISSFPVGNGIVLRVGRYGPYIERGVKDEEGHQRADVPDDLAPDELSPEYAEELLARPSGDFELGTDPATGHTIVAKDGRYGPYVTEILPEGTPKTGKNAVKPRTASLFKSMSVDTVTLEDALRLMSLPRVVGTDAEGVEITAQNGRYGPYLKKGTDSRSLGSEEQLFTITLDEALAIYAQPKQRGRAAAKPPLKELGNDPVSERPVVVKDGRFGPYVTDGETNATLRSGDSVETITPERGFELLAEKRAKGPAKKTAKKAPAKKTAAKKTTAKKTAAKKTAAAKTTASKATATKTATKKTAAKKTTAEKTAAAKAASSGASDE